In Vitis riparia cultivar Riparia Gloire de Montpellier isolate 1030 chromosome 19, EGFV_Vit.rip_1.0, whole genome shotgun sequence, the following proteins share a genomic window:
- the LOC117908366 gene encoding pentatricopeptide repeat-containing protein At1g11290, chloroplastic-like — translation MGSPLSPMSHTITSVFSACGQLRNVILGEQIHGYVMKISSYVENDVFVGSVVVDMYGKCGFEELARFVFDSIVDKCVVVWTALIASYVCNECPSPAIEVFREMIYEGMEPNCVTLSSLISACSQIPDLMLGKEIHGFITRRRAATTPDVFISTSLIDMYGKCNYMVYGHRIFEKDKTYPRCNTTALWNATIAGYMENNFVSDAWDVFRSITHGEGINPNTVTMSIVLPLCARSSQLLSGKEIHCYALRNGLDQEIFVSNGLIDMYSKCGKLKLAENQFNRMMNEKNRISWTSMIDGHGIHGDGEGAIRVFESMVREEVKPDHITFVALISACSHAGLLEQGLRYFEEMSREYGIVPVEENYGTVVDLLARAGRFKEARDLMERMPIKPGANVWGALLGACRIHGNVKEAELAAHCLQKLEPKDSGFQKLLASIYLEAGRRENAEDLRSQMREMGMEKRQGFSWLETKEEIYESIDSDKHIPDTAETWSPEQLEISD, via the coding sequence ATGGGCTCTCCCTTGTCGCCAATGTCTCACACCATTACAAGTGTTTTTTCAGCTTGTGGGCAGTTGAGGAATGTTATTTTGGGAGAACAAATTCATGGGTATGTGATGAAGATAAGCAGTTATGTTGAGAATGATGTTTTTGTTGGGAGTGTTGTTGTTGATATGTATGGTAAGTGTGGTTTTGAAGAGCTTGCGAGGTTTGTTTTTGATTCAATAGTGGACAAGTGCGTTGTAGTTTGGACGGCACTGATTGCAAGCTATGTCTGTAATGAGTGCCCTTCCCCAGCTATTGAAGTTTTCCGGGAGATGATTTATGAGGGCATGGAGCCAAATTGTGTTACTCTATCTTCTCTAATTTCAGCTTGTTCCCAAATCCCAGACTTGATGTTGGGTAAGGAAATTCATGGCTTCATTACTAGGAGAAGAGCAGCAACAACTCCAGATGTTTTCATTTCAACATCCTTGATAGATATGTATGGTAAATGCAATTACATGGTGTATGGTCATCGGATATTTGAGAAGGATAAAACATACCCAAGATGTAACACAACAGCTTTGTGGAATGCAACAATTGCTGGGTATATGGAGAATAATTTTGTTAGTGATGCTTGGGATGTGTTTAGATCTATAACTCATGGTGAAGGGATTAATCCCAATACTGTTACCATGTCCATTGTTCTTCCTTTGTGTGCTAGATCTTCCCAGCTCCTCTCTGGTAAGGAAATTCACTGCTATGCTCTTAGAAATGGTTTGGATCAAGAAATCTTTGTAAGTAATGGCCTAATAGACATGTATTCCAAATGTGGAAAGCTTAAGCTGGcggaaaatcaatttaatagaatgatgaatgaaaaaaacaGGATTTCATGGACCTCCATGATTGATGGGCACGGGATACATGGAGATGGAGAAGGTGCAATTAGAGTTTTTGAAAGCATGGTAAGGGAAGAAGTCAAGCCGGATCATATCACATTTGTGGCTCTCATCTCTGCTTGTAGTCATGCAGGCCTCTTGGAACAAGGTCTTAGATACTTCGAAGAAATGAGTAGAGAGTATGGAATTGTACCCGTGGAGGAGAATTATGGGACTGTTGTTGATTTGCTTGCACGAGCTGGGCGCTTCAAAGAAGCCAGGGATCTAATGGAACGAATGCCTATAAAGCCTGGTGCAAACGTTTGGGGGGCATTGCTTGGTGCCTGTAGGATCCATGGAAATGTCAAGGAGGCTGAGCTTGCCGCTCATTGTCTGCAAAAACTTGAACCAAAAGAtagtggttttcaaaaattgttagcCAGTATATATCTAGAGGCTGGGAGGCGAGAAAATGCAGAAGATTTAAGGAGTCAAATGAGAGAAATGGGCATGGAAAAAAGACAAGGATTCAGCTGGTTGGAGACTAAGGAAGAAATTTATGAATCCATTGACAGCGATAAGCACATTCCTGATACAGCAGAGACTTGGAGTCCTGAACAACTAGAGATTTCagattaa
- the LOC117908367 gene encoding pentatricopeptide repeat-containing protein At2g21090-like has product MGSQNALLILYSEQGKWRELTAFYHQIRKQGFQPNSFTFSSLLKCLSSSQSPLLHAQPLHADAAKRGFVSSDPFVTNDLLTVYSRCGSPQSARKMFDEIPVPGPFCWNTMISCYFRESHCGAARELFDRMREAHLANDVTWSAVIAGYAQNSRPRMHCLYSRR; this is encoded by the coding sequence ATGGGCTCGCAAAACGCCCTCTTAATCCTCTACTCTGAACAAGGAAAATGGCGGGAACTAACGGCCTTTTACCACCAAATCAGAAAACAAGGCTTTCAGCCAAACTCCTTCACCTTCTCATCTCTCCTCAAATGCCTTTCCTCTTCCCAATCTCCTCTCCTTCATGCCCAGCCCCTCCATGCCGACGCCGCCAAGCGCGGCTTCGTCTCCTCCGACCCCTTTGTGACCAACGACCTTCTCACGGTATATTCCCGATGCGGCTCACCGCAAAGTGCTCGCAAAATGTTTGATGAAATTCCTGTTCCAGGCCCATTCTGTTGGAACACCATGATATCTTGCTACTTCCGGGAATCCCATTGTGGGGCTGCTCGGGAGCTGTTTGATCGAATGCGTGAAGCCCATTTGGCTAATGATGTTACTTGGTCTGCGGTGATAGCGGGGTATGCTCAGAATAGCAGGCCTAGGATGCATTGTTTGTATTCAAGGAGATGA
- the LOC117908585 gene encoding uncharacterized protein LOC117908585, with protein sequence MASRARKKQQRWCTQPLTPLMEGPDPEMQEEGTKKESSWEVIREWFRLQKGGGLGVHGSSSFSLSLYGNIPAKTQDLRLLLGVLGCPLAPIPLATDPLHLLHIKDIPIETSSACYIIQQYLAATGCLKQEKGMKNMYTTGTMKMICCETEISTGKSVKSLGTRSGENGCFVLWQMSPGMWSLELVVGCNKVVAGSNGKIVWRHTPWLGTHAAKGPHRPLRRIIQGLDPKSTASLFAKAQCLGEKRIGEDDCFVLKVAADRAAVMERNEGPAEVIRHVLYGYFSQKSGLLIYLEDSHLTRVQAPGNDTVYWETTIGTSLWDYRDVDGVMIAHEGRTIATVFRFGEVSMQHSRTRMEELWVIDDVVFNVPGLSFDYFIPPADIFDVDNSP encoded by the exons ATGGCTTCCAGAGCTAGAAAGAAGCAGCAGAGATGGTGCACACAGCCTCTAACTCCTCTAATGGAGGGCCCAGATCCTGAAATGCAAGAAGAAGGAACCAAGAAGGAGAGTTCCTGGGAGGTCATCAGAGAATGGTTCCGCCTGCAGAAGGGTGGCGGCCTTGGGGTTCATGGAAGCAGTAGCTTCTCCCTCTCTTTATATGGAAACATCCCCGCCAAAACCCAAGACTTGAGGCTTCTGCTAGGCGTCCTGGGCTGCCCTCTCGCCCCCATCCCCCTCGCCACTGACCCACTTCACCTTCTCCATATCAAGGACATCCCCATA GAGACGTCGAGTGCCTGTTACATCATACAGCAGTACTTGGCGGCAACGGGGTGTCTGAAGCAAGAGAAGGGGATGAAAAACATGTACACCACGGGGACGATGAAGATGATATGCTGCGAAACGGAGATATCGACGGGGAAGAGTGTGAAGAGCTTGGGGACGAGGAGTGGGGAGAATGGGTGCTTTGTGCTCTGGCAAATGTCTCCCGGAATGTGGTCTCTGGAGCTGGTGGTGGGTTGCAACAAGGTCGTCGCCGGCAGTAACGGCAAGATCGTCTGGCGCCACACCCCTTGGCTCGGCACCCACGCCGCCAAAGGCCCCCACCGCCCTCTCCGGCGCATCATTCAG GGTTTGGATCCAAAGAGCACGGCTAGCCTGTTCGCCAAAGCCCAATGCTTGGGCGAGAAACGGATAGGAGAAGATGACTGCTTTGTCCTAAAGGTGGCGGCCGACCGGGCGGCAGTGATGGAGAGAAATGAAGGCCCTGCAGAGGTGATAAGGCACGTACTATATGGATACTTCAGCCAAAAGAGTGGCCTCCTAATATACCTAGAGGACTCACACCTCACAAGGGTTCAAGCTCCTGGAAATGACACAGTCTACTGGGAGACCACCATAGGAACCAGCCTGTGGGACTACCGGGACGTCGATGGCGTGATGATCGCGCACGAGGGGCGGACCATCGCCACGGTTTTTCGGTTTGGAGAGGTGTCCATGCAGCATAGCAGGACAAGGATGGAGGAGCTGTGGGTGATAGATGATGTAGTGTTCAATGTTCCTGGCCTCTCCTTTGATTACTTCATTCCTCCTGCTGATATTTTTGATGTTGATAACTCACCATGA